A window from Vigna angularis cultivar LongXiaoDou No.4 chromosome 7, ASM1680809v1, whole genome shotgun sequence encodes these proteins:
- the LOC128197729 gene encoding uncharacterized protein LOC128197729, which produces MDNEVQKSHSCSSSTCNGWRNQNCDVVFRGGGVSTIDGVSPLCLCGQKTVVRTARTAKNRGKQFWSCPKYKTGHEGGCNFFKWCCEDGDDKSYTNVKWEEKHEYLSKTREMGGGSKMMSDLIKSVNVVEKWMKVLTGLVILIFLLNIIVISIWIINP; this is translated from the exons ATGGATAATGAAGTGCAAAAGTCGCATTCTTGTTCATCTTCGACATGCAATGGGTGGCGGAATCAAAACTGTGATGTCGTTTTTCGTGGTGGTGGAGTATCTACCATTGATGGTGTATCACCCCTTTGCCTCTGTGGACAGAAAACAGTGGTAAGAACAGCTAGAACTGCTAAGAACAGAGGGAAGCAATTCTGGAGCTGCCCTAAGTACAAG aCTGGACATGAAGGTGGTTGCAATTTCTTCAAATGGTGTTGTGAAGACGGTGATGACAAAAGCTATACGAATGTGAAGTGGGAAGAAAAGCATGAGTATTTGTCAAAGACAAGAGAAATGGGAGGTGGATCGAAGATGATGAGTGATTTGATTAAATCTGTCAACGTTGTGGAGAAATGGATGAAGGTGTTGACAGGATtagttattttgatttttttacttaatattattgtaatttcaatATGGATCATAAATCCATAA
- the LOC108320174 gene encoding protein FAR1-RELATED SEQUENCE 5, whose amino-acid sequence MMDNEVLEFDIGLGGVGEGEYDDDGGDIEHPMDEDELGDSSGGGGGGGGGVTAGIYLPEGDLSDLEPCEGMEFESEEAAKAFYNSYARRVGFSTRVSSSRRSRRDGAIIQRQFVCAKEGFRNLNEKRTKDREIKRPRTITRVGCKASLSVKMQDSGKWVVSGFVREHNHELVPPDQVHCLRSHRQISGAAKTLIDTLQAAGMGPRRIMSALIKEYGGISKVGFTEVDCRNYMRNNRQRSLEGDIQLVLDYLRQMHAENPNFFYAVQGDEDQSINNVFWADPKARMNYTFFGDTVTFDTTYRSNRYRLPFAPFTGVNHHGQPVLFGCAFLINESEASFVWLFKTWLMAMSGRPPVSITTDHDSVIRSAIIQVFPETRHRFCKWHIFKKCQEKLSHIFLKYPNFEAEFHKCVNLTESIEEFESCWSTLVDKYDLRDHEWLQAIYSSCRHWVPVYLRDTFFAEMSITQRSDSMNSYFDGYINASTNLNQFFKLYEKALESRNEKEVRADYDTMNTLPVLRTPSPMEKQASELYTRKIFMRFQEELVGTLTFMASKADDDGEVITYNVAKFGEEHKGYYVKFNVLEMKATCSCQMFEFSGLLCRHVLAVFRVTNVLTLPSHYILKRWTRNAKSNVILEDHSCDVYTYYLESHTVRYNTLRHEAFKFVDEGAQSTETYDVAMDALQEAARRVSQAMQNEGRIPISNGKLRSHVMNDESHANYTSACQEECLSQHTSKDDLDTNIRKLLNELECANRKCEIYRSNLLSVLKAVEDHKLELSVKVENIKISMKDGI is encoded by the exons ATGATGGATAATGAGGTGTTAGAATTTGATATTGGGTTGGGCGGAGTAGGCGAGGGAGAATATGACGATGATGGAGGGGACATCGAACACCCaatggatgaagatgaattgGGCGATAGCAGTGGaggtggaggtggtggtggtggtggtgtaaCCGCTGGAATATATCTTCCGGAGGGGGACCTCTCAGATCTGGAACCCTGCGAGGGCATGGAATTCGAGTCTGAAGAGGCTGCCAAGGCCTTCTACAATTCCTACGCCCGTCGTGTTGGGTTTAGTACACGTGTCAGCTCATCCCGTCGTTCGAGGCGCGATGGAGCTATCATACAGAGGCAATTTGTTTGCGCAAAGGAGGGTTTTCGCAACTTGAATGAGAAGCGCACGAAGGATAGAGAGATCAAGCGTCCCCGAACAATTACCAGAGTCGGATGTAAGGCGTCTTTGTCTGTGAAAATGCAGGACTCTGGGAAGTGGGTGGTGTCTGGCTTTGTTAGAGAACATAATCACGAACTGGTTCCCCCGGACCAGGTGCATTGCCTTCGCTCTCACAGGCAAATATCGGGAGCTGCCAAGACCCTCATTGATACCTTGCAGGCTGCTGGGATGGGTCCTCGTAGAATTATGTCAGCACTGATTAAAGAGTATGGTGGGATTAGCAAAGTCGGCTTCACAGAGGTCGACTGTAGGAACTACATGAGAAATAATAGGCAGAGAAGTTTAGAAGGGGACATTCAACTTGTTCTCGATTATTTGAGACAAATGCACGCCGAAAACCCAAATTTTTTCTATGCTGTGCAAGGGGATGAGGATCAGTccataaacaatgttttctggGCTGATCCCAAGGCAAGGATGAATTACACATTTTTTGGTGACACTGTAACTTTTGACACTACATACCGATCTAATAGGTATCGCTTACCATTTGCTCCCTTTACTGGTGTAAATCATCATGGACAGCCTGTTCTTTTTGGTTGTGCCTTCCTAATTAATGAATCTGAAGCATCATTTGTTTGGCTTTTCAAAACATGGCTTATGGCCATGTCTGGACGTCCACCAGTGTCCATAACAACTGATCATGATTCTGTAATTCGTTCAGCCATAATACAAGTCTTCCCCGAGACCCGACACCGCTTCTGCAAGTGGCATATCTTTAAAAAATGCCAGGAGAAGTTATCCCATATTTTCCTCAAATATCCAAATTTTGAAGCTGAATTTCACAAATGTGTTAACTTGACTGAGTCAATTGAGGAATTTGAGTCTTGCTGGTCAACACTGGTAGATAAATATGATCTCAGGGATCATGAATGGCTTCAAGCAATATATTCTTCTTGCAGGCATTGGGTACCTGTATATTTGCGAGACACATTCTTTGCAGAAATGTCCATCACTCAGCGAAGTGATAGCATGAACTCTTACTTTGATGGGTATATAAATGCTTCAACCAATTTAAATCAGTTCTTTAAGCTTTATGAGAAAGCACTTGAAAGTCGCAATGAGAAGGAAGTGAGAGCTGATTATGACACAATGAATACTTTGCCAGTATTGAGGACCCCATCTCCAATGGAGAAGCAAGCATCTGAGCTTTACACGAGAAAAATTTTCATGAGGTTCCAGGAGGAGTTAGTTGGTACACTAACATTCATGGCATCCAAAGCTGATGATGATGGGGAGGTCATTACATATAATGTAGCTAAATTTGGAGAGGAACATAAAGGGtactatgttaaatttaatgttttggaGATGAAAGCAACTTGTAGTTGCCAAATGTTTGAGTTTTCAGGCCTTCTTTGCAGACATGTTCTGGCAGTCTTTAGAGTTACCAATGTGCTTACTCTCCCATCTCACTATATATTGAAACGTTGGACAAGAAATGCAAAGAGCAATGTAATATTAGAAGACCATTCTTGTGATGTATATACTTACTATTTGGAATCTCATACAGTTAGATATAACACCCTTCGACACGAGGCCTTTAAATTTGTTGATGAAGGTGCACAGTCTACTGAAACTTACGATGTTGCCATGGATGCTTTACAAGAAGCTGCAAGAAGAGTTTCTCAGGCAATGCAAAATGAGGGAAGAATTCCTATCAGCAATGGAAAATTAAGGAGTCATGTGATGAATGATGAAAGTCATGCTAATTACACAAGTGCATGCCAAGAAGAATGCTTGAGCCAACATACATCTAAG GATGATTTGGATACAAATATTAGAAAGCTTCTGAATGAACTTGAGTGTGCAAATCGGAAGTGCGAAATTTATCGGTCCAACCTGCTTTCAGTTTTGAAAGCTGTTGAGGATCACAAGTTAGAGTTATCTGTTAAGGTGGAAAATATCAAAATAAGCATGAAAGATGGCATCTAA
- the LOC108320173 gene encoding chloride channel protein CLC-e, with protein MVGIGCIAGVGVYHPSWQHHRIRILASKSEEAVKVTRWWSLLSASAYETRHRCRPRPRRPCCGPDNIDAEEEGPSTSERLELEWKLLSRRIGDSGIISSCLVGLLTGFAVVLFNYAVHEIRDLFWDGIPNRGASWLREAPIETTWARVVLVPAFGGAAVSVLNLLRSRFDSSLQQDPFLRTPSAYLKSASRPLLKAVAASVTLGTGNSLGPEGPSVDIGTSIAKGLAPFFHNGKTSGRMLSLLAAGSAAGLSAGFNAAVAGCFFAVESVLWPSPADASLPLTNNTSMVILSAVIASVVSEIGLGSQPAFKVPDYDFRSPGELPLYLLLGILCGLVSLVLSRCTSYMLTIVDNLHKATGIPRASFPVLGGLSVGLIALIYPEILYWGFENVDILLESRPFVKGLSTDLLLQLIAVKIVATSLCRASGLVGGYYAPSLFIGGATGMAYGKLISLAIAEFNPMINLSVLEVASPQAYGLVGMAATLAGVCQVPLTAVLLLFELTQDYRIVLPLLGAVGLSSWISSVQTKIDDKGAKKIKSENSNFTSLSKISSHSSIESSAGNTFAEDAPYLSNLCQVESSLCVEDDNVETTYIVRRTFVSEAMKTRYVTVSMCTLLTEVIDLMIAEKQSCAVIVDTDDTLIGFLTLRDIQEYGKFAKARSKKHKELLVSELCLLDGQICSVPWTATPDMELRYAQMIMKERGFNQVPVVRNIYERTYPVGIIDPESIRLTCSALATRQTLS; from the exons ATGGTTGGCATAGGATGCATTGCGGGAGTAGGAGTTTACCACCCCAGCTGGCAGCATCATCGAATTCGAATTCTCGCTTCTAAATCTGAAGAAGCAGTTAAAGTAACACGGTGGTGGTCGTTGCTCTCTGCTTCTGCATACGAGACTCGTCATCGGTGCAGGCCCAGGCCCAGGCGTCCGTGTTGTGGGCCTGACAATATAGACGCCGAGGAGGAGGGACCCTCTACTTCGGAGCGACTAGAGTTAGAGTGGAAGCTCCTCAGCAGAAGGATTGGAGATTCCGGCATAATTTCTTCGTGTTTGGTCGGTCTCCTCACCGGCTTCGCTGTCGTGCTCTTCAATTATGCT GTCCATGAAATTCGTGATTTGTTCTGGGATGGGATACCCAATCGTGGCGCCTCATGGTTGAGAGAAGCGCCTATTGAGACAACATGGGCACGGGTAGTACTGGTTCCGGCTTTTGGAGGCGCTGCCGTGTCTGTGCTAAACCTCCTCCGTTCACGTTTTGATTCCTCTCTCCAACAAGATCCTTTCCTCCGAACACCTTCTGCCTACCTCAAGTCTGCTTCCCGCCCTTTGCTAAAGGCCGTGGCAGCTTCTGTTACTTTAGGCACAGGCAATTCCTTGGGTCCAGAGGGTCCCAGCGTCGACATTGGCACTTCCATCGCCAAAGGCCTCGCTCCTTTCTTTCACAATGGAAAGACTTCCGGCAGAATGCTCTCCCTTCTTGCTGCTGGATCTGCTGCTGGCCTCTCTGCCG GTTTCAATGCTGCTGTTGCCGGTTGCTTTTTTGCTGTCGAGTCTGTCTTGTGGCCATCACCTGCAGATGCATCTTTACCACTTACTAATAATACTTCCATGGTCATACTCAGTGCTGTCATTGCTTCTGTAGTTTCTGAGATTGGCCTTGGCTCTCAACCAGCCTTTAAAGTTCCAGACTACGACTTCCGGTCGCCCGGTG AGCTCCCGCTGTATCTATTGCTGGGTATTTTATGTGGCCTGGTGTCATTGGTCCTATCTAGGTGTACGTCATATATGTTGACTATTGTTGACAATCTGCACAAGGCCACGGGTATTCCACGAGCTTCATTCCCTGTATTGGGGGGCTTATCGGTTGGGTTGATAGCATTGATATATCCTGAAATCCTCTACTGGGGTTTTGAGAATGTTGACATTTTATTAGAATCTCGGCCATTTGTTAAAGGCCTTTCCACTGATCTATTGCTTCAGCTAATAGCCGTCAAGATAGTTGCAACTTCTCTGTGCAGGGCTTCTGGATTAGTGGGGGGGTATTATGCCCCATCTCTCTTTATTGGTGGTGCAACTGGGATGGCTTATGGAAAATTAATTAGTTTGGCAATTGCTGAGTTTAATCCCATGATTAACCTCTCTGTGTTGGAAGTGGCATCACCGCAAGCTTATGGCCTG GTTGGAATGGCTGCAACTCTTGCAGGAGTTTGTCAAGTACCACTTACTGCAGTTTTGCTTCTGTTTGAATTAACACAGGACTATCGAATTGTTCTACCGCTGCTTGGAGCTGTAGGGTTGTCTTCGTGGATTTCATCTGTACAGACAAAAATAGATGACAAAGGGGCAAAAAAGATCAaatcagaaaattcaaattttacatcactttcCAAAATATCTTCTCATAGTTCAATTGAGTCATCTGCTGGCAATACCTTTGCTGAAGATGCGCCATATTTGAGTAATTTGTGTCAAGTGGAAAGTTCACTTTGTGTAGAGGATGATAATGTTGAAACAACATATATTGTAAGGAGAACATTTGTTTCAGAAGCCATGAAGACGAGATACGTGACGGTTTCAATGTGCACACTACTTACAGAAGTAATAGATCTCATGATTGCAGAGAAACAGTCTTGTGCAGTAATTGTTGATACTGATGATACATTAATCGGTTTCTTGACACTTAGAGACATTCAAGAGTATGGTAAATTTGCTAAAGCAAGAAGCAAAAAACACAAG GAGCTTTTAGTTTCTGAATTATGCCTTTTAGATGGACAAATATGCAGCGTGCCATGGACAGCTACACCTGATATGGAACTTCGTTATGCTCAAATGATTATGAAGGAGCGCGGATTCAATCAAGTTCCAGTCGTGAGGAATATCTACGAAAGAACGTATCCAGTTGGCATTATAGACCCTGAGAGTATCAGGCTAACATGCAG TGCTTTGGCCACCAGACAAACCCTCAGCTAA